The sequence AGTGGTGCTGGCATGTGTTGCATGGCCCAGGCCAGCAGCTTGACCGGGTAATTGGGAAAACCAACAACCTCGAGTCCGAGAGCGCTCATCACAGCGAGAGCCTCCAGAAAGGCCCTCCTCTCCAGCTCAAAGACAGCCGGAGCGCGGTAGGCTTCGCCAGGGCTGATGTCCAGGATCGCCGGTACTGCGTTGGCCAGCAGGTTCAGCAACAGCTTGGACCACTTCATCGACCGATAGTCATCGTAAAGGGCAACCCGCAGGCCAGTGCAGGAAAGAAGGGCCTCTGCGACCGCGGGCCATGGCTGCTTTCCAACAGGAGCGAGGTTGAGACTGCCAGAAGACGTCTCCTGCCTGAGCTGCCCCGGCTCCTCCATCGACACGGACATGGTGAGCACCCCCGAAATCAGGGGAGTGTCGGGCAGACACTGCGCGGCCAGCTCTTCGCCTCCGACTCCGTTCTGTACCAGCAGCACTGGAGTGCCGCCGGGCAGATACGGCGCCAGCATGCGGCTGGCCTCTTTGGTATCATAGACCTTCACCGTGAGGAGGACCAGCTCCCAGTTGCGTTCTTCCGGAGGTGTCGCGGCGATAGTGGTTGCCGCTTGCGGCCGCACAACAGCGGAGGCGGGGTTCTTCCCGCTGAGGCTCAGGCCGTGTTCACGCACTGCCGCCACCAGAACCGGTCGGCCAATCAGGGTCACGCGGTGACCGGACTCGGCCAGCCGGTGCCCCAGGAAGCACCCGATGGCTCCCGCACCAAACATCAGGACCCGCATAGATCTACTCGAGCCGGGCGATGTCTCTGCTGGCCAGCACCCTCACTCCGGTGCCGAGAGCGTCAACCATCACCACTTGCCCCGCCTTGATCGGCGCTGTCACGGTAATGCGGCTCAGGGCCGATACCAGCTCGGTCACCCTGGCTTTGGCGAGCGGGGCTTCGCTGTAGACCGGCAGAAGCGAATGTACTCCATTGCTCACCGCCACCGTCGTGGTCACAACGCGACGAGGATCGCTGATTTCGTCAGCGGCGTAGGCCACTCCGCGCTTGCAGCCATGCCCCTCCACGGCCAGTACCCGGTCACCCGCCACCGCCACTTCCAGGGCACAGCCCATCGGGCAGGTCACGCAGATCAGGGATTTCGAGGTCATTGCTTCACCACACTCACGCGCAATTCATGGGCCGACCGCAGCCGACCGGCGAGGTCCTGCGCCAGCCTGACCGTTATCATCTCGCCTGGCCGGACATAGCGCTCTGTCTTGCGCACCACCTCTTCTCCATCGGCTGAGACAACCACCTTTACCTTCTCCTCAACCGGTGACCGCACTCTAAGTTGAAGCTGCTGCGGCCCTTCCTCCAGGCTGTTGGGATCGAGCCACTGTGGTACGACGTAGCGCACGTTCTCTCCAGCGACGGTGCGCACGCGGGCTTGTACTGGCCGGCGCCTGCCAAGAGCATAGTCGGCAGCGCTTCTCCCTGCCACCTCGCCGGCCAGACTCACCCAGTCCACCAGGTCGTAGACGTGGACCACATTCCCGGCGGCAAAAAAGCCGGACAGAGACGTGCCCATACCCTCATCTACCACCGGGCCGCCCGTCACCGGGTCAAGCGCGATCCCCAGCCGGCGCGACAGTTCGTTCTCAGGAATGAGCCCAACCGACAGCAGCAGCGTGTCACAGGGAATGGTTTCCTCGGTGCCCGGGATGGGCTGCATGGCCTCGTCCACCGCTGAGCTCACCACTGCTTCCACCCTGTTGGTCCCTTTGATCTCGCTGACGGTGCGCTTGAGCTGCAACGGGATGTCGAAATCCAGCAGGCACTGCACCAGGTTGCGCTTCAAGCCCGAGAGGTAGGGCATAATCTCCAGCACTCGTTCCACATGAGCACCTTCGAGGGTCAGACGACGCGCCATAATCATGCCAATGTCACCCGATCCCAGCACAACAAAGCGTCTGCCGGGCATGAACCCCTCAATGTTGACCAGGCGCTGTGCCGTGCCAGCAGTGAAGACGCCAGCCGGCCTGGTGCCGGGGATAGCCAGAGCACCCCTGGTGCGCTCCCGGCAACCCATGCCGAAAACGACGGCACCGGCCTCTACCTCCAGCACACCCTGCCGTGAGTTGGAGGCCAAGATGTGGCGGCCGGGGGTCACCTCAAGCACC comes from Chloroflexi bacterium ADurb.Bin180 and encodes:
- the gltD_2 gene encoding Glutamate synthase (NADPH) small chain, with the protein product METLCCDVAVIGGGPGGLAAAIAARERGAARVLVIERAEELGGILQQCIHNGFGLEALGEDLPGPAYAQRFMERASAVGVEGLLDTMVLEVTPGRHILASNSRQGVLEVEAGAVVFGMGCRERTRGALAIPGTRPAGVFTAGTAQRLVNIEGFMPGRRFVVLGSGDIGMIMARRLTLEGAHVERVLEIMPYLSGLKRNLVQCLLDFDIPLQLKRTVSEIKGTNRVEAVVSSAVDEAMQPIPGTEETIPCDTLLLSVGLIPENELSRRLGIALDPVTGGPVVDEGMGTSLSGFFAAGNVVHVYDLVDWVSLAGEVAGRSAADYALGRRRPVQARVRTVAGENVRYVVPQWLDPNSLEEGPQQLQLRVRSPVEEKVKVVVSADGEEVVRKTERYVRPGEMITVRLAQDLAGRLRSAHELRVSVVKQ
- the panE gene encoding 2-dehydropantoate 2-reductase; this translates as MRVLMFGAGAIGCFLGHRLAESGHRVTLIGRPVLVAAVREHGLSLSGKNPASAVVRPQAATTIAATPPEERNWELVLLTVKVYDTKEASRMLAPYLPGGTPVLLVQNGVGGEELAAQCLPDTPLISGVLTMSVSMEEPGQLRQETSSGSLNLAPVGKQPWPAVAEALLSCTGLRVALYDDYRSMKWSKLLLNLLANAVPAILDISPGEAYRAPAVFELERRAFLEALAVMSALGLEVVGFPNYPVKLLAWAMQHMPAPLLRPLMTRVVASGRGDKKPSLQLDLTRGRHQSEVRYLNGAVAVEGARLNVQTPVNKALVETLLGLVEGRLSWEEYRRRPEKLLASIGR